Proteins found in one Aspergillus puulaauensis MK2 DNA, chromosome 8, nearly complete sequence genomic segment:
- a CDS encoding uncharacterized protein (COG:A;~EggNog:ENOG410PNRE), whose product MSFASLLRCKYIRPPRMDPLTYELEHAVKDDYQMALITAGFENEYNQIHAHTSQLLNAERDRAHCIEQLLLRIENESLQLQVHQTEKELIQARETESNTRLQLGSALRELDSLQDISQASLREIENLRHELALSNTVACDSQKLQAEKVRLSKEVSIIQSELEKLRSHNTSANTLLAEKQAATRQLNALEIQLEDEKRAHERTLAKQLQQTREISGISSKLEEARQELELERRQNPDNTNQKRRATRSPQPPLAGRNGGTNKRFGIAKDRDQEDTPVPQQAAAWGSTTTKVPTERPSEAELQKLSSHLHPDLIIATPGAVRARDQQRKFSTLPGDKSSFSITPFLNRTTGLDESSTGSEDELNEVNSFVHVDKPFDSPRHNEHIANTMTALPKQKLADAKQPPNPRKQAPTKAALEGDTKKQMISDSPDGGYQAPLPRPVGQKQAISKKRKLGVQRDRSLFDEDKNDKMSETKKPGRKLVGTGYTGLAGNRVFAGPVGFSPLKRDRRRF is encoded by the exons ATGTCTTTTGCTTCATTGCTGAGATGCAAATATATCCGACCGCCCAGGATGGACCCCTTAACATATGAACTAGAACATGCAGTCAAAGATGAT TACCAAATGGCCCTTATAACCGCAGGATTTGAAAACGAGTATAACCAAATTCATGCGCACACATCACAGCTTTTAAATGCTGAGCGTGACCGAGCACATTGCATAGAGCAACTACTTCTTCGCATTGAAAATGAAAGCTTGCAACTGCAAGTACATCAGACAGAAAAGGAATTAATCCAGGCTAGAGAGACAGAATCTAACACGCGTCTCCAACTTGGTAGTGCTCTGAGAGAACTTGATTCTTTACAGGATATCTCCCAGGCATCATTACGCGAAATAGAAAATCTTCGC CATGAACTTGCATTATCGAACACAGTTGCTTGTGATTCCCAGAAATTACAAGCAGAAAAAGTTCGCCTATCTAAAGAAGTGTCAATAATACAGTCTGAACTTGAGAAACTCAGGTCTCATAATACTTCCGCCAATACCCTCCTTGCAGAAAAACAGGCCGCTACTCGACAATTAAATGCTCTTGAGATACAgctcgaggatgagaagcGTGCACATGAGCGTACCCTAGCCAAACAACTGCAGCAGACAAGGGAGATTTCAGGGATTAGTTCAAAACTTGAAGAAGCACGACAAGAACTAGAATTGGAGCGCCGCCAAAACCCAGACAACACCAATCAGAAGCGCCGTGCAACACGATCTCCTCAACCACCACTTGCAGGTAGAAATGGAGGCACTAATAAGAGATTTGGGATCGCGAAAGACCGCGATCAAGAAGACACCCCGGTTCCCCAACAAGCAGCCGCTTGGGGTAGCACAACAACCAAAGTTCCCACTGAAAGACCTAGTGAAGCCGAGCTCCAAAAGCTTTCGAGTCACTTGCACCCAGACCTGATAATTGCAACCCCTGGGGCTGTTCGTGCACGGGATCAGCAGAGGAAATTTTCTACATTGCCTGGTGACAAGTCCTCTTTTTCAATAACGCCTTTTTTAAACCGCACAACTGGACTTGATGAATCTTCAACCGGCTCAGAGGATGAACTGAATGAAGTTAATAGCTTTGTTCATGTCGATAAACCATTTGACTCTCCTAGACACAACGAGCACATTGCTAATACGATGACCGCACTCCCCAAACAAAAGCTAGCGGATGCGAAACAGCCCCCCAATCCCAGAAAGCAAGCGCCTACAAAGGCTGCATTGGAAGGCGAtacgaagaagcagatgatATCAGATAGTCCCGATGGGGGTTACCAGGCTCCACTGCCTCGGCCGGTTGGTCAGAAGCAAGCCATTTCCAAGAAACGAAAGCTAGGGGTTCAACGCGATAGAAGCTTATTTGATGAAGACAAGAATGATAAAATGTCCGAGACCAAGAAACCTGGAAGAAAACTTGTTGGCACCGGATACACAGGCTTAGCCGGAAACCGCGTGTTCGCTGGACCCGTGGGATTTTCACCTTTGAAACGAGATAGAAGACGATTTTAA
- the OST3 gene encoding OST3/OST6 family protein (BUSCO:EOG09264R0D;~COG:O;~EggNog:ENOG410PHIV;~InterPro:IPR036249,IPR021149;~PFAM:PF04756;~SECRETED:SignalP(1-19);~TransMembrane:4 (n3-14c19/20o177-197i209-228o262-279i291-312o)): MKLFAFIASLLYLIPVALSASSSPDKFEQYQSVSRVAPIQLDDLSYDDITSKPRDYHAVVILTAMEARFGCVLCRDFQPEFDLIARSWNKGSKPDDVKLLFGTLDFNNGKAAFQRLMLQTAPVLLVFPPTLGPYAKVDDSPLRFDFSGPISAEQVYAWINRHLPDGPKPPLVRPINYVRIASGITVLMGAVTLFTVLSPYILPIVRNRNLWAAFSLIAILLFTSGHMFNHIRKVPYVVGDGRGGISYFAGGFSNQFGMETQIVAAIYAVLAFSTIALAMKAPRIADNKSQQVAVVIWGVVLLGTYSFLLSVFRAKNGGYPFFLPPF; the protein is encoded by the exons ATGAAGCTCTTCGCCTTCATTGCCTCCCTCCTTTACCTTATTCCGGTCGCACTCTCGGCCTCGTCAAGCCCGGACAAGTTCGAACAATATCAGTCGGTTTCTCGCGTCGCACCCATTCAACTTGATGACTTGTCTTATGATGATATCACTTCGAAGCCTCGCGATTATCATGCAGTGGTTATCCTGACAGCTATGGAAGCCCGTTTTGGGTGTGTGCTTTGCCGCGATTTCCAGCCTGAATTCGATCTTATTGCGCGAAGTTGGAACAAAGGCAGCAAGCCTGACGACGTCAAGCTGCTATTCGGTACCCTCGATTTCAATAATGGCAAAGCGGCCTTCCAAAGA CTCATGCTTCAAACCGCGCCCGTCCTCCTGGTCTTCCCTCCTACTCTCGGGCCTTATGCCAAAGTTGACGACAGTCCACTGCGTTTTGATTTCAGCGG TCCCATTTCCGCCGAGCAGGTTTATGCTTGGATCAACCGCCATCTCCCCGATGGACCAAAACCGCCACTTGTCCGTCCGATCAATTACGTGAGGATTGCCTCCGGAATTACAGTTCTGATGGGAGCCGTGACCTTGTTTACCGTGCTGTCGCCTTATATTCTTCCAATTGTAAGAAATCGGAACTTGTGGGCTGCATTCAGCCTGATTGCCATCCTTCTATTCACCAGCGGCCACATGTTCAATCACATCCGCAAAGTCCCATATGTTGtcggagatggaagaggtggtATCAGCTATTTTGCCGGTGGATTTTCAAATCAATTTGGAATGGAAACCCAAATTGTTGCCGCTATAT ATGCTGTGCTCGCTTTTTCAACGATAGCGTTAGCTATGAAGGCCCCCCGCATTGCGGACAACAAGTCCCAGCAGGTTGCCGTCGTTATTTGGGGGGTTGTTTTACTTGGAACATATAGTTTCCTTTTGAGTGTCTTCAGGGCGAAGAACGGCGGATAtccattcttcctcccaccTTTTTAG